One genomic window of Channa argus isolate prfri chromosome 5, Channa argus male v1.0, whole genome shotgun sequence includes the following:
- the ddi2 gene encoding protein DDI1 homolog 2 isoform X2 yields the protein MLVTVFCAPRDRPETTFVLDVSPELELRDFVALCELESGIPAGEIQITYVDQPLKDLTRALGTYGIKDGDVVVLRQADRRPPPTQPAFPGLPRIDFRSITVPGTSSSTSQHGAIRPQQHVAQPPTPMALHGPSPQGLDDPALLQQMLLSNPHELSLLKERNPPLAEALLSGDLERFTKVLLEQQQDRAKREQERIRLLTADPFDLEAQAKIEEDIRQHNVEENMTIAMEEAPESFGQVVMLYINCKVNGHPVKAFVDSGAQMTIMSQACAERCNIMRLVDRRWAGIAKGVGTQKIIGRVHLAQVQIEGDFLPCSFSILEDQPMDMLLGLDMLKRHQCSIDLKKSVLLIGTTGTETRFLSEAELPECARLAYGTEGREDARPEEMADRELAEALQRSIQESGQH from the exons ATGCTGGTTACCGTTTTCTGTGCGCCGAGGGATCGCCCAGAAACCACTTTCGTCCTAGATGTGTCCCCAGAGCTGGAGCTGAGAGACTTTGTAGCACTTTGTGAACTGGAATCAGGAATCCCAGCCGGGGAAATCCAG ATCACATATGTAGATCAGCCCCTCAAAGACCTCACTCGTGCCTTGGGGACCTATGGTATTAAGGATGGAGATGTGGTTGTTCTCCGGCAAGCTGACAGAAGGCCACCCCCAACTCAGCCAGCCTTCCCAG GTTTGCCTCGTATCGACTTTCGTTCCATCACAGTCCCAGGCACCTCTTCATCAACCAGCCAACATGGTGCCATAAGGCCGCAGCAGCATGTTGCACAACCTCCCACACCAATGGCCTTGCACGGCCCCTCCCCTCAGGGGCTGGACGACCCTGCCTTACTCCAGCAGATGCTATTATCCAATCCACACGAGCTTTCACTCCTAAAGGAGCGAAATCCACCACTTGCTGAGGCACTGCTCAGCGGAGACTTGG AGCGTTTCACCAAAGTGCTGCTAGAGCAACAGCAGGATCGAGCtaagagagagcaagaaaggATCCGACTTCTGACTGCCGATCCTTTTGATTTGGAAGCCCAAGCAAAGATTGAGGAGGACATAAG GCAACACAATGTGGAAGAAAACATGACCATTGCAATGGAGGAGGCGCCTGAGAGCTTTGGACAGGTGGTTATGCTCTACATTAACTGCAAAGTCAATGGGCACCCTGTGAAAGCTTTTGTTGACTCAG GAGCTCAAATGACCATCATGAGTCAGGCGTGTGCTGAGCGCTGTAACATCATGCGGCTAGTGGACCGACGGTGGGCTGGGATTGCAAAAGGAGTCGGCACCCAGAAAATCATTGGCAGAGTGCATTTGG CTCAGGTTCAGATAGAAGGTGACTTCCTTCCATGTTCCTTTTCCATTTTGGAGGACCAGCCAATGGACATGCTGCTTGGCCTGGACATGCTCAAGAGACACCAG tGTTCAATCGACCTGAAGAAGAGCGTGCTTCTGATAGGCACCACAGGCACTGAAACTCGCTTCCTATCTGAGGCAGAGCTTCCAGAATGTGCCCGGCTGGCATATGGAACGGAGGGGCGTGAAGATGCCCGTCCAGAAGAGATGGCTGATAGAGAACTGGCAGAAGCACTTCAGAGATCCATACAAGAAAGCG GACAGCACTGA